One stretch of Cohnella algarum DNA includes these proteins:
- a CDS encoding rhamnulokinase yields MTADFEKAGLPEDGAASGRPGPKATALAFDLGAGSGRALVGTLEAGEDGAEALRVTEIHRFPNEAIRIGEHLYWDILRLFQEIKTGIRLAFRDGFRPETLGIDTWGVDFGLLDANGELLGNPYHYRDPQTQGLIEEAVSLIGKEELFRQGGLQFMPFNTVYQLYAMSKARSPKLEAAETLLLTPDLLLYWLTGVRICEFTMATTTQLFLPREQRWNVELMRRLGIPERIFLAPVPPGTRAGRLTPAVSEELGVPAIEAIAVGTHDTESAVAAVPAGDGPFAYIVCGTWSLLGTELAEPLLSARTMELEFSNEGGAGGTYQLLKNIMGLWILQECKREWEEEGSRTTYPELVEAARNAEPFRSLIDPDDAVFYAPPDMNEAVRDFCRTTGQPVPRTPGETARCILESLAMRYRQVLEQAESLTGESYAGLHMVGGGIQNELLCQFAADALGRPVWAGPVEASAIGNMLLQFIATGKCANLREARRLSARSFPVRVYDPQRAEQWNAAYERYTALQAPRA; encoded by the coding sequence ATGACAGCAGATTTTGAGAAGGCGGGGCTGCCGGAGGACGGCGCGGCGTCCGGACGGCCGGGGCCGAAAGCGACCGCGCTCGCCTTCGACCTCGGCGCGGGCAGCGGAAGGGCTTTGGTCGGAACGCTCGAAGCCGGGGAAGACGGGGCGGAGGCGCTCCGGGTGACGGAAATTCACCGTTTTCCGAACGAAGCGATTCGCATCGGCGAGCACCTGTACTGGGATATTCTAAGGCTTTTTCAGGAGATCAAGACGGGCATCCGGTTGGCGTTCCGGGACGGCTTTCGGCCGGAGACGCTGGGCATCGATACGTGGGGCGTCGACTTCGGGCTGCTCGACGCGAACGGCGAGCTGCTCGGAAATCCGTATCATTACCGCGACCCGCAGACGCAGGGCCTGATCGAGGAAGCCGTCTCGCTGATCGGCAAGGAGGAATTGTTCCGCCAGGGCGGGCTGCAATTCATGCCGTTCAACACCGTATACCAGCTTTACGCGATGAGCAAAGCCCGTTCGCCCAAGCTCGAAGCGGCCGAAACGCTGCTGCTCACGCCGGATTTGCTGCTCTACTGGCTGACGGGCGTCCGGATCTGCGAATTTACGATGGCGACGACGACGCAGCTGTTCCTCCCGCGGGAGCAGCGCTGGAACGTCGAGCTCATGCGCCGGCTCGGCATTCCGGAGCGCATTTTCCTTGCGCCGGTGCCGCCGGGCACGCGGGCGGGACGGCTGACCCCCGCGGTGAGCGAGGAGCTCGGCGTTCCCGCGATCGAGGCGATCGCCGTCGGCACGCACGATACGGAATCGGCGGTTGCCGCCGTTCCGGCAGGAGACGGGCCGTTCGCCTATATCGTGTGCGGAACGTGGTCGCTGCTCGGCACGGAGCTGGCCGAGCCGCTGCTCTCCGCCCGGACGATGGAGCTGGAGTTTTCCAACGAAGGCGGAGCGGGCGGCACGTACCAGCTGCTCAAAAACATTATGGGCTTGTGGATTTTGCAGGAATGCAAGCGCGAATGGGAAGAGGAAGGGAGCCGGACGACGTATCCGGAGCTGGTCGAAGCGGCCCGAAATGCCGAACCGTTTCGCAGCCTGATCGATCCGGACGACGCCGTCTTCTACGCGCCTCCCGATATGAACGAGGCCGTTCGCGATTTTTGCCGGACGACCGGACAGCCGGTTCCGCGAACGCCCGGGGAGACGGCGCGCTGCATTCTGGAAAGCCTGGCCATGCGCTACAGACAGGTGCTGGAACAGGCGGAGAGCTTGACCGGCGAATCGTATGCCGGCCTGCACATGGTCGGCGGCGGCATCCAGAACGAGCTTCTGTGCCAGTTCGCCGCGGACGCTCTCGGGCGGCCGGTTTGGGCCGGCCCGGTCGAAGCGAGCGCGATCGGCAACATGCTGCTGCAATTCATCGCGACGGGCAAATGCGCGAATTTGCGGGAAGCGCGGAGGCTTTCGGCCCGCTCGTTCCCGGTGCGGGTTTACGATCCGCAACGCGCCGAGCAATGGAACGCGGCCTATGAGCGGTATACGGCTCTGCAAGCGCCGCGGGCGTGA
- a CDS encoding class II aldolase/adducin family protein, protein MSVTDIRNELCKYARKTVANKLVVGPGGNISARFEGKMYLSPSGFALDEIAPEQWVEVDIATGDIADIGLRPSSEVLMHLYAYRQNPQIGAIVHTHPPYCIAFTLVERELPVMFPDQAALVGTTAYVPYVLPTTDKLADAVVAKVDDYSTILLGNHGLVTTGRNLREAYYRTEVVEESAKIYLISSAIREPKALTDEEYKEIASLESEAYRIELLQKMK, encoded by the coding sequence ATGAGCGTCACGGACATTCGCAACGAACTGTGCAAATACGCGCGCAAAACGGTCGCGAACAAGCTGGTCGTCGGCCCCGGCGGCAATATCAGCGCGCGCTTCGAAGGTAAGATGTATTTGTCTCCGAGCGGCTTCGCGCTGGACGAAATCGCGCCGGAGCAGTGGGTAGAGGTGGACATCGCGACGGGCGACATCGCGGACATCGGCCTCAGGCCGTCGTCCGAAGTGCTGATGCACCTGTACGCGTACCGGCAAAATCCCCAAATCGGCGCCATCGTGCATACGCACCCGCCTTATTGCATCGCGTTCACGCTGGTGGAGCGGGAGCTGCCGGTCATGTTTCCCGACCAGGCCGCCTTGGTCGGAACGACCGCCTACGTGCCTTACGTGCTGCCGACGACGGATAAGCTGGCCGACGCGGTCGTCGCCAAGGTCGACGACTACAGCACGATTCTGCTCGGCAACCACGGGCTGGTGACGACCGGACGGAATTTGCGCGAAGCGTACTACCGGACGGAGGTCGTCGAGGAAAGCGCCAAAATCTATCTGATTTCAAGCGCCATCCGCGAGCCGAAGGCATTGACGGATGAGGAGTACAAGGAAATCGCGTCGCTCGAAAGCGAAGCGTACCGGATCGAATTGCTGCAGAAAATGAAATGA
- a CDS encoding L-fucose isomerase: MTDFSFRWKSGFPKIGIRPTIDGRRRGVRESLEDQTMNMAKAVATLLSEHLRYPNGQPVECVIADATIGGVAEAAQCAEKFAREGVGVSITVTPCWCYGTETMDTDPAIPKAVWGFNGTERPGAVYLAAVLSAHAQKGLPAFGIYGEQVQDAGDTSVPDDVRGKLLAFAKAGLAVAYMRGKSYLSMGSVSMGIAGSIVNDAFFQEYLGMRNEYIDMSEFVRRMNENIIDPAEYEKALAWVKENCVEGPDNNPSHLQQSREKKDKDWETVVKMTQIARDLMIGNPRLAELGFAEEAQGHNAIVSGFQGQRQWTDHFPNGDFLEAMLNSSFDWNGIRAPFIVATENDSLNGVVMLFGHLLTNTAQIFSDVRTYWSPESVERVTGYRLEGAAAGGILHLINSGSAALDGTGEQSKDGKPAMKPFWEISEEEAANCLKATSWRPASVEYFRGGGYSSDFLTRGGMPMTMSRLNIVKGIGPVLQIAEGYSVDLPQHVHDTLDKRTDPTWPSTWFAPILTGAGAFRSVYEVMNNWGANHGSVSFGHIGADLITLASMLRIPVSMHNVAEERIFRPRAWGLFGTADSEGADYRACSNFGPLYK; the protein is encoded by the coding sequence ATGACGGATTTCAGTTTTCGCTGGAAAAGCGGCTTTCCGAAAATCGGCATTCGCCCGACGATCGACGGAAGGCGCAGAGGCGTGCGCGAGTCGCTCGAAGATCAAACGATGAATATGGCGAAAGCGGTTGCAACCCTGCTGTCCGAACATTTGCGCTACCCGAACGGCCAGCCGGTGGAATGCGTCATCGCGGACGCGACGATCGGCGGCGTGGCGGAAGCGGCGCAGTGCGCGGAGAAATTCGCCCGCGAAGGCGTCGGCGTATCGATCACCGTAACGCCGTGCTGGTGTTACGGCACGGAAACGATGGACACGGATCCGGCCATTCCGAAAGCCGTTTGGGGCTTCAACGGAACGGAGCGTCCCGGCGCCGTTTACTTGGCCGCCGTTTTGTCCGCCCATGCGCAGAAAGGGCTGCCGGCCTTCGGCATTTACGGCGAGCAGGTACAGGATGCCGGAGATACGTCCGTGCCGGATGACGTCAGAGGCAAACTGCTCGCATTCGCCAAAGCGGGACTTGCCGTCGCCTATATGCGGGGCAAATCGTATTTGTCGATGGGCTCCGTGTCGATGGGAATCGCGGGCTCGATCGTGAACGATGCGTTCTTTCAGGAATATCTCGGCATGCGAAACGAATATATCGACATGTCGGAGTTCGTCCGCCGCATGAACGAAAATATTATCGATCCCGCGGAATACGAGAAAGCGCTTGCGTGGGTGAAGGAGAACTGCGTCGAAGGTCCCGACAACAATCCGTCCCATCTTCAGCAATCCCGCGAGAAGAAGGACAAGGATTGGGAGACGGTCGTCAAGATGACCCAAATCGCCCGCGACCTGATGATCGGCAATCCGCGGCTGGCCGAGCTCGGCTTTGCCGAGGAGGCGCAAGGCCACAACGCGATCGTGTCGGGCTTCCAGGGGCAGCGTCAGTGGACCGATCACTTCCCGAACGGCGATTTTCTCGAAGCGATGCTGAACTCTTCCTTCGACTGGAACGGCATCCGCGCGCCGTTCATCGTCGCGACCGAAAACGACAGCCTGAACGGCGTCGTCATGCTGTTCGGCCATTTGCTGACGAATACGGCGCAGATTTTCTCCGACGTGCGGACGTACTGGAGCCCGGAATCGGTCGAACGGGTGACCGGCTATCGGCTTGAAGGCGCGGCGGCGGGCGGCATTTTGCACCTGATCAATTCCGGGTCGGCCGCGCTTGACGGCACGGGAGAGCAGTCGAAGGACGGCAAGCCGGCGATGAAGCCGTTCTGGGAAATTTCCGAGGAAGAAGCCGCGAATTGCCTGAAGGCGACCTCGTGGCGCCCGGCGTCGGTCGAATATTTCCGCGGGGGCGGTTATTCCTCCGACTTTCTGACGCGCGGCGGCATGCCGATGACGATGTCGCGCCTCAACATCGTCAAAGGCATCGGACCGGTGCTGCAAATCGCCGAGGGCTACTCGGTCGACCTTCCGCAGCACGTGCACGACACGCTCGACAAGCGGACGGATCCGACGTGGCCGTCGACCTGGTTCGCTCCGATTCTGACCGGGGCGGGCGCGTTCCGCAGCGTGTACGAAGTGATGAACAACTGGGGCGCCAATCACGGTTCGGTCAGCTTCGGCCATATCGGCGCGGACCTGATCACGCTCGCCTCCATGCTGCGGATCCCGGTCAGCATGCACAACGTCGCCGAGGAGCGCATCTTCCGCCCGCGGGCCTGGGGCCTGTTCGGCACGGCGGATTCGGAAGGCGCCGACTACCGCGCCTGCTCCAATTTCGGTCCGCTGTATAAATAA
- a CDS encoding LacI family DNA-binding transcriptional regulator → MVTIYDIAEKANVSAMTVSRVINNTGRISDKTRAKVKRVMDELGYVPNQMARSLVLQQTNMLFLLITDITNPFYTTLARGAEDVAQKHGFRLLFGNSDEKLSKERDYIETILKLRADGVLVAPAGDASLPHLEALRKHRVPFVLLDREVPGVESDIVLGDSKEGARTLVRHLADMGHRRIAMINGSLAASTARQRLEGYREALKLHDLEYEEEDVLETSFEPHSDLTEIEEWLGRLRPDVTAIIAGNNVLAVEVIRALSARGRKLPDDMSVVSFDEWAAYAEIDPFLTVISQQAYQFGYLGMQLLIDRIKEGESAGPWKKIVLPSQLLVRRSVSRLAGPERG, encoded by the coding sequence ATGGTTACGATTTATGACATTGCGGAAAAAGCGAACGTCTCGGCGATGACGGTTTCGAGAGTTATCAATAACACCGGCCGAATCAGCGACAAAACGCGGGCCAAAGTAAAGCGCGTCATGGACGAGCTCGGGTACGTCCCGAACCAGATGGCGCGCAGTCTCGTGCTGCAGCAAACGAACATGCTTTTTCTGCTGATTACCGATATTACGAACCCGTTCTACACGACGCTTGCGCGCGGCGCCGAGGACGTCGCCCAAAAGCACGGCTTTCGGCTGCTGTTCGGCAACAGCGACGAGAAATTGAGCAAGGAACGGGATTACATCGAAACGATCCTGAAGCTGCGAGCGGACGGCGTACTCGTCGCGCCCGCGGGAGACGCCTCCCTCCCCCACCTGGAGGCGCTCCGCAAGCATCGCGTTCCGTTCGTGCTGCTCGACCGCGAGGTTCCCGGCGTCGAAAGCGACATCGTGCTCGGGGACAGCAAGGAAGGCGCGCGGACCCTCGTCAGGCATTTGGCCGACATGGGGCACCGGCGGATCGCCATGATCAACGGTTCGCTCGCCGCTTCGACGGCCAGGCAGCGCCTTGAAGGCTACCGGGAAGCGTTGAAACTGCACGATTTGGAATACGAGGAGGAAGACGTGCTGGAGACGAGCTTCGAGCCGCACAGCGACTTGACGGAAATCGAGGAGTGGCTGGGGCGGCTGCGGCCGGACGTTACGGCGATCATCGCCGGCAACAACGTGCTCGCCGTCGAGGTCATTCGCGCCCTCTCCGCCCGCGGCCGCAAGCTGCCCGACGACATGTCGGTCGTTTCGTTCGACGAATGGGCCGCCTATGCGGAAATCGATCCGTTTCTGACCGTCATCTCGCAGCAAGCCTACCAGTTCGGCTATCTCGGCATGCAGCTGCTGATCGACCGGATCAAAGAAGGCGAATCGGCCGGACCGTGGAAAAAAATCGTTCTTCCGTCCCAGCTGCTCGTCCGCCGCTCCGTCAGCCGGCTTGCCGGTCCCGAACGCGGCTGA
- a CDS encoding HD-GYP domain-containing protein has translation MNHLLGQVLTQDVVNAYGVTIVPANTTINLEVVELLINHKIDLLSVYTSAVAPAKPPQKSCAQLVSDSVSASKLLFEEVRMSGDVPLAEFRKQVLPIVQEAAETGNVFELFETIKAKDDYTYQHNIGVGILSALIGKWLGIEGPELTMLTMAGTLHDIGKVRISSEILNKPGKLTKEEYEEVKKHTIYGYDLLKDRKGLNPRIALAALQHHEREDGKGYPLGLTKGKVDYFSSIVAVADIFHAMSSKRPYHEPVPFYDIIAQMKNGQFGELNPNIVSVFIQNITNKIVGQQVVLTDDSVGVVVYRNPHDEEHPLVQVDGRFIDLTRERDIQIKQIIIT, from the coding sequence GTGAATCACTTGCTAGGCCAAGTCCTCACCCAGGATGTCGTGAACGCGTACGGCGTTACGATCGTTCCCGCGAATACAACGATTAACCTCGAAGTTGTAGAGCTGCTGATCAACCACAAAATCGATCTGCTGTCCGTGTACACATCGGCTGTCGCGCCGGCCAAACCGCCCCAAAAAAGCTGCGCCCAACTGGTAAGCGATTCCGTATCCGCTTCCAAGCTGCTGTTCGAAGAGGTTCGCATGAGCGGGGACGTTCCGCTCGCGGAATTTCGCAAGCAGGTTCTCCCGATCGTACAGGAAGCCGCCGAAACGGGCAACGTATTCGAATTGTTCGAAACGATCAAAGCCAAGGACGATTATACATACCAGCACAATATCGGGGTGGGCATCCTTTCCGCCCTGATCGGCAAATGGCTCGGCATCGAAGGGCCCGAACTGACGATGCTGACGATGGCGGGAACGCTGCACGACATCGGCAAAGTCCGGATTTCATCCGAAATTTTGAACAAGCCCGGCAAGTTGACCAAGGAAGAGTACGAAGAAGTCAAAAAACATACGATTTACGGGTACGATCTGCTCAAGGACCGTAAAGGGCTGAATCCCCGCATCGCCCTCGCCGCCCTGCAACACCACGAACGCGAAGACGGCAAAGGGTACCCGCTCGGCCTTACGAAAGGAAAAGTCGATTATTTCAGCTCCATCGTCGCGGTCGCGGATATTTTCCACGCCATGTCCTCCAAGCGTCCATACCACGAACCGGTGCCGTTTTACGACATTATCGCCCAGATGAAAAACGGCCAGTTCGGCGAACTGAATCCGAATATCGTCTCGGTATTCATTCAGAACATTACGAATAAAATCGTCGGCCAGCAGGTCGTCTTGACCGATGACAGCGTAGGCGTCGTCGTCTACCGCAACCCGCACGACGAAGAGCATCCGCTCGTCCAGGTAGACGGCCGGTTTATCGATTTGACCCGGGAACGGGACATTCAAATCAAACAGATTATTATTACTTGA
- a CDS encoding metallophosphoesterase, producing MNWRMLLFAGGMLAAVALVNFYIGWHLSLWIAALWPAFGEASGWATAAYWAVFYAVALSYLGARLPIRPRFVGRGLKVVGSYYFAVMEFSLLLLPIADLGAAVLLLADRYDPAYAAYAGTAVFAALAALMARGSWNAWNPIVRTYAMEVDKDAGEYESVTVAVASDLHLGNIVGNRHLDRLLRKMEEIKPDLILLPGDVIDEDIEPFVRNEMDKRLSRLKAPLGTYAVLGNHEYYGGHIEEYARRMGEIGIPVLRDETVTVGGGIQIVGRKDKTAEAGGGRLPIARLTEGLDAGRPILVMDHQPYQYEQAAAAGVDVLVSGHTHRGQFAPNHFVTRRLFELDWGYMRKGRMHAVVSSGFGTWGPPIRLASRSEIVELRIRFTAVK from the coding sequence ATGAATTGGAGAATGCTGCTCTTTGCCGGCGGAATGCTGGCTGCCGTCGCTCTCGTCAATTTTTACATCGGGTGGCATTTATCGCTCTGGATCGCGGCGCTTTGGCCGGCGTTCGGCGAGGCGTCCGGATGGGCGACGGCCGCGTATTGGGCCGTCTTTTACGCGGTCGCCTTGTCCTATCTGGGCGCGCGGCTGCCGATTCGCCCGCGCTTCGTCGGCCGCGGGCTCAAAGTCGTCGGCTCCTACTACTTCGCCGTGATGGAATTTTCGCTCCTGCTGCTGCCGATCGCCGATCTCGGGGCGGCGGTTTTGCTTCTGGCGGACCGGTACGATCCGGCGTACGCGGCGTACGCCGGCACGGCGGTCTTCGCCGCGCTCGCGGCGCTGATGGCCAGAGGGTCATGGAACGCCTGGAATCCGATCGTTCGAACGTATGCGATGGAAGTGGACAAAGACGCGGGCGAATACGAAAGCGTGACGGTCGCCGTCGCCTCCGACCTGCACTTGGGCAACATCGTCGGCAACCGGCATCTGGACCGGCTGCTGCGGAAGATGGAGGAGATCAAGCCGGATCTCATCCTGCTGCCGGGCGACGTCATCGACGAAGACATCGAGCCGTTCGTCCGCAACGAAATGGACAAAAGGCTAAGCAGGCTCAAGGCGCCGCTCGGGACGTACGCGGTGCTCGGCAATCACGAGTACTACGGCGGACATATCGAGGAATACGCGCGGAGAATGGGCGAAATCGGCATCCCCGTTCTGCGCGACGAGACGGTGACGGTCGGCGGAGGCATTCAAATCGTCGGCCGGAAGGACAAAACCGCGGAAGCCGGGGGCGGACGGCTGCCCATCGCCCGGTTGACGGAAGGGCTCGACGCGGGAAGGCCGATCCTCGTCATGGATCACCAGCCGTACCAATACGAACAAGCCGCCGCGGCCGGCGTCGACGTGCTCGTATCGGGACATACGCACCGGGGGCAATTCGCTCCGAATCACTTCGTGACGCGCCGGTTGTTCGAATTGGACTGGGGGTATATGCGAAAAGGCAGGATGCACGCGGTCGTCTCATCCGGCTTCGGCACGTGGGGGCCGCCGATTCGGCTTGCCAGCCGATCCGAAATCGTCGAGCTGCGAATCCGCTTTACGGCCGTCAAGTAA
- a CDS encoding universal stress protein, producing MGYTHILAAFDGSNLSRKALEHAIELAKAASSKLSVVHVYRLPIMNSGDMLITAPPTWAEQYEEESYRRLEAAKEIAGDAVSAEYHLLQGDPSRTLLDFAEQNGVDLIVTGSRGLGAIREFVLGSVSHNVVQHAKIPVLVVK from the coding sequence ATGGGCTACACTCACATTTTAGCCGCATTCGACGGGTCGAATCTTTCCCGCAAAGCGTTGGAGCATGCCATCGAATTGGCAAAAGCCGCAAGCTCCAAATTGTCGGTCGTACACGTCTACAGGCTTCCGATCATGAATTCCGGAGACATGCTCATCACCGCTCCGCCAACCTGGGCCGAGCAATACGAAGAGGAGTCGTACCGGCGGCTCGAAGCGGCGAAAGAAATCGCGGGCGACGCCGTTTCCGCCGAATATCACCTGCTGCAAGGCGATCCCTCGCGCACCCTTCTCGATTTCGCCGAGCAAAACGGGGTCGATCTGATCGTAACCGGCAGCCGCGGACTCGGCGCCATTCGCGAATTCGTGCTGGGGAGCGTCAGCCATAACGTCGTCCAACACGCGAAAATTCCGGTCCTGGTCGTCAAATAA
- a CDS encoding C40 family peptidase codes for MMTNKAIFKTIAATGIALSVMFTGALEAAPAKASAATVSSTSKASKIISKGKQYLGVKYKFGAKVGNTSSFDCSSFTKYLYGLQGITLPRTSNAQSKVGKYVSRSNLKPGDLVFFYSPVHHVAIYIGNGKIMHTYGSPGVTISNLNSGWWDDHYTTARRVL; via the coding sequence ATGATGACGAATAAAGCGATTTTCAAAACGATTGCCGCTACCGGCATCGCCCTTTCGGTGATGTTCACCGGAGCGCTCGAAGCGGCGCCCGCCAAAGCCAGCGCGGCGACGGTATCGTCCACGAGCAAGGCAAGCAAGATTATTTCCAAAGGCAAGCAATATCTCGGCGTCAAGTACAAGTTCGGCGCCAAAGTCGGAAATACGAGTTCCTTCGACTGCTCGTCGTTCACCAAGTACTTGTACGGCCTGCAAGGAATCACGCTGCCGCGCACGTCCAACGCGCAGTCCAAGGTCGGCAAATATGTCTCCCGCAGCAACTTGAAGCCCGGCGACCTCGTCTTCTTCTATTCGCCGGTTCACCACGTCGCCATCTATATCGGCAACGGCAAAATTATGCACACGTACGGCTCGCCCGGCGTGACGATTTCGAACCTGAATTCCGGCTGGTGGGACGACCACTACACGACGGCAAGACGCGTCCTGTAA
- a CDS encoding CobW family GTP-binding protein, which produces MLDKTVKVVLLSGFLGSGKTTLLKRLVDEAEAKGLRSAVLMNEAGDVNLDGLAVDASVPMAEMLGGCICCTIRADVGVELMQLAKTHRPDIVWIESTGIAHPLEIMDAVSDASMYEKIELAAVATVADARHLLDRVRIGGGKTLKLMIEQIRASTLLVLNKTDLIGEAERLELIDWLRGWNADAEIVPAVRCDLGFSFIEKGLGEGGRAQGPNPGKGGGADRDEPEREPGQREQDSEHDLTHEHDHEHKHDRDHAHVHHHIGAATCYLDGPLDSHAFESWLRALPDNIYRAKGIVTFRDTASRFLFQYAYRELDFMRITPQKTVHDVAVFIGEDIPKRELERELRRLVESSGA; this is translated from the coding sequence ATGTTGGACAAGACCGTAAAGGTCGTTTTGTTGTCCGGCTTTTTGGGCAGCGGGAAAACGACGCTCCTGAAACGCCTGGTCGACGAGGCCGAAGCTAAGGGGCTGAGATCGGCCGTACTGATGAACGAGGCGGGGGACGTCAATTTGGACGGGCTGGCCGTGGACGCCTCCGTCCCGATGGCGGAAATGCTCGGCGGCTGCATATGCTGCACGATACGCGCCGATGTCGGCGTGGAGCTGATGCAGCTCGCGAAGACGCACCGCCCGGATATCGTCTGGATCGAATCGACCGGCATCGCGCATCCGCTGGAAATTATGGATGCCGTATCGGACGCCTCCATGTACGAGAAAATCGAGCTTGCCGCTGTCGCGACGGTCGCGGATGCGCGTCATTTGCTGGACCGGGTTCGCATCGGCGGCGGCAAAACGCTGAAGCTGATGATCGAGCAAATTCGCGCCTCGACGCTGCTCGTGCTGAACAAGACGGATCTGATCGGCGAAGCGGAGCGGCTCGAACTGATCGATTGGCTTCGGGGCTGGAACGCGGATGCGGAAATCGTGCCGGCCGTCCGCTGCGATCTCGGGTTTTCGTTTATCGAAAAAGGACTCGGGGAAGGCGGGCGGGCGCAAGGGCCGAATCCCGGCAAAGGCGGGGGCGCCGATCGGGACGAGCCCGAACGGGAACCCGGCCAACGCGAGCAGGACAGCGAGCATGACCTCACGCACGAACATGACCACGAGCACAAGCACGACCGCGATCATGCGCACGTTCACCATCATATCGGAGCGGCAACCTGTTATTTGGACGGACCGCTGGACAGCCATGCCTTCGAAAGCTGGCTTCGGGCGTTGCCCGACAACATTTACCGCGCCAAGGGAATCGTCACGTTTCGCGACACCGCCAGCCGGTTTTTATTTCAGTATGCGTACCGCGAGCTTGATTTTATGCGGATCACGCCGCAAAAGACGGTCCACGACGTGGCCGTCTTCATCGGCGAGGATATTCCGAAACGGGAGCTCGAACGGGAGCTTCGCCGTTTGGTCGAATCCTCGGGCGCATAA
- a CDS encoding SOS response-associated peptidase: MCQRFSLTAELPELSAKFGIGRVESEYRPRYNISPTQTIPIIVEDGSERVLFDARWGFIPYWSKDAVNADGRSVGDRSIFKRIVNKQRCVIPCSGFYGWMTSGKVRQPVRFVFRDRRTFAVPGFYEVWPRVYEAEIRACTMVTTAASGIVQGYADRMPALLDEDGVDAWLSEGNVEYRKVFSAVRELSERDLDMYPVGAFVNDAANESPACAEPIQAAFAALRR; this comes from the coding sequence ATGTGTCAACGGTTTTCCTTAACGGCCGAATTGCCGGAGCTGAGCGCGAAATTCGGCATCGGCAGGGTGGAGAGCGAATATCGTCCGCGTTACAATATTTCGCCGACCCAGACGATCCCGATTATCGTCGAGGACGGCAGCGAGCGCGTGCTGTTCGACGCCAGGTGGGGCTTCATTCCCTACTGGTCCAAAGACGCCGTCAACGCGGACGGCCGGTCCGTCGGCGACCGGTCGATTTTCAAGCGCATCGTCAACAAACAGCGGTGCGTCATCCCGTGCAGCGGCTTCTACGGCTGGATGACAAGCGGAAAAGTGCGCCAGCCGGTCCGGTTCGTGTTTCGCGATCGGCGAACGTTCGCGGTTCCGGGATTTTACGAGGTGTGGCCGCGCGTTTACGAAGCCGAAATCCGCGCCTGCACGATGGTGACGACGGCGGCGAGCGGCATCGTGCAGGGCTATGCCGACCGGATGCCCGCATTGCTGGACGAAGACGGCGTCGACGCATGGCTGAGCGAAGGGAACGTCGAGTACCGCAAGGTGTTTTCGGCGGTGCGGGAATTGTCCGAACGGGACTTGGACATGTATCCCGTAGGCGCTTTCGTGAACGATGCGGCGAACGAATCGCCGGCCTGCGCGGAGCCGATCCAGGCGGCGTTCGCGGCATTGCGCAGATGA
- a CDS encoding YbjQ family protein, producing MLVSTTNSVEGHRITSYYGLVTGEAILGANIVRDFLASITDVIGGRSGTYENKLKEARDTAISEMVADAQRMGANAIVGVDLDYEVIRDGMLMVTVSGTAVLVE from the coding sequence GTGCTGGTTTCGACGACGAATAGCGTGGAAGGTCACCGCATTACGAGTTATTACGGTCTTGTTACGGGCGAGGCGATTTTGGGCGCCAACATCGTCCGCGACTTTTTGGCTTCGATCACCGATGTGATCGGGGGCCGTTCGGGTACATACGAAAATAAATTGAAGGAAGCCCGCGACACGGCGATTTCCGAAATGGTGGCGGACGCCCAGCGGATGGGCGCGAACGCGATCGTCGGCGTCGATCTCGATTACGAGGTGATCCGCGACGGCATGCTGATGGTGACGGTCAGCGGAACCGCCGTGCTGGTGGAATAA
- a CDS encoding ADP-heptose synthase: MIRRFVIEAVMLATYGQLLLPKRPVEYRIPYSTVMELYDMKDSPEPIMPEPGDDEYVKARIEEMISYFEDPFNRKKLERALVAPWRESPPLPINEHVTLIVVNAVENMQYGEMLDPIETELVLTSLRLQCPILSDQIEFQDKVIQNSIPVLLYDIDDFEFALEEDVPSPDGTFK, from the coding sequence ATGATTCGGCGTTTTGTCATCGAGGCGGTCATGCTGGCCACGTACGGCCAACTGCTTCTGCCGAAACGTCCTGTCGAATACAGGATTCCATATTCAACGGTTATGGAGCTGTACGATATGAAGGACAGCCCGGAGCCGATCATGCCGGAGCCGGGAGACGACGAGTACGTCAAGGCCAGAATCGAAGAAATGATAAGCTATTTCGAAGATCCGTTCAACCGGAAAAAGCTCGAGCGAGCGCTGGTCGCGCCGTGGCGGGAAAGTCCGCCCCTGCCGATCAACGAGCACGTCACGCTCATTGTCGTCAACGCGGTGGAAAACATGCAATACGGAGAAATGCTGGACCCGATCGAAACCGAGCTCGTCCTAACTTCGTTGCGCTTGCAATGCCCGATTTTATCGGATCAGATCGAGTTTCAGGACAAAGTCATCCAGAACAGCATTCCGGTGTTGCTTTACGATATCGACGACTTTGAATTCGCGCTCGAGGAAGACGTTCCGAGTCCCGACGGAACTTTCAAATAA